Proteins encoded within one genomic window of Clupea harengus chromosome 10, Ch_v2.0.2, whole genome shotgun sequence:
- the zbtb37 gene encoding zinc finger and BTB domain-containing protein 37 gives MESTGSIQLDIPDFSNSVLSHLNQLRMQGRLCDIVVNVQGQSFRAHKVVLAASSPYFRDHMSLSEMSTVSLSVIRNPSVFEQLLSFCYTGRLCLQLADIISYLTAASFLQMQHIIDHCTQILEGIHFKINLSEVDGDLVAAHRGSGRTLESGGVAGSSMGPHLLSPRHSTPKVTGPCGGVGAMEGHNAREAQDVSPAGNSMSPPVVEHSGLGSEAVGKGGVSGIREKEPVLRINRAGQWYVESGLEDSREEEIRVRVPDGLRIKTERLEEWGGTEMQASAAVEVSGTEEGGAPMMIDASGRSSLVQEEFVSGASGSKSSQPSSSFSETERFSPTGSVVVMAERQRAKSESPGRVYDQKHPSSQGEDQAMFDMGGYEDYLREQVGDRWFRYNPRLTCIYCCKSFNQKGSLDRHMRLHMGITPFVCRICGKKYTRKDQLEYHIRKHTGNKPFHCHVCGKSFPFQAILNQHLRKNHPGCAQQEAAHSASPETTTVSSRGGQAEEESPGQEEGEGNGAGGGATSSPGEGMQPSVSTTGPD, from the exons ATGGAGAGCACGGGCAGTATCCAGCTCGACATCCCGGACTTCAGCAACTCGGTGCTGTCCCACCTGAACCAGCTACGCATGCAGGGCCGCTTGTGCGACATTGTGGTGAACGTGCAGGGCCAGAGTTTTCGCGCGCACAAGGTGGTGCTCGCCGCCAGCTCACCGTACTTCCGCGACCACATGTCACTGAGCGAGATGAGCACGGTGTCCCTCTCGGTGATTCGAAACCCGTCGGTGTTCGAGCAGCTGTTGTCATTTTGCTACACAGGCCGGCTGTGCTTGCAACTGGCTGACATCATTAGCTATTTGACAGCGGCCAGCTTTTTGCAGATGCAGCACATCATTGACCACTGCACACAGATCCTAGAGGGTATCCACTTCAAGATAAACCTGTCTGAAGTCGACGGAGACCTGGTGGCAGCCCACCGGGGGTCCGGCCGGACCTTGGAGTCTGGGGGTGTTGCCGGGAGTTCAATGGGTCCGCACCTGCTCAGCCCCAGACACAGTACCCCCAAGGTGACGGGCCCGTGTGGAGGTGTAGGAGCGATGGAGGGACACAACGCACGTGAGGCGCAGGACGTGAGCCCGGCAGGCAACTCCATGAGCCCTCCGGTGGTGGAGCACAGTGGGCTCGGGTCAGAAGCTGTGGGCAAGGGGGGGGTGAGCGGCATCAGGGAAAAGGAGCCAGTCCTGCGCATCAACCGAGCGGGGCAATGGTACGTCGAGTCTGGACTAGAAGACAGTAGGGAGGAGGAGATACGAGTGCGGGTGCCGGATGGCCTGCGGATCAAGACGGAGCGTTTGGAGGAATGGGGTGGCACGGAAATGCAGGCGTCGGCGGCGGTTGAAGTGAGTGGGACCGAGGAAGGGGGTGCCCCCATGATGATTGACGCCTCAGGGCGCAGCTCACTGGTGCAGGAGGAGTTTGTGTCGGGGGCCTCTGGGTCAAAGAGCTCCCAGCCCTCCAGCAGCTTCAGCGAGACCGAgag GTTCAGTCCTACAGGTAGTGTTGTGGTGATGGCTGAGCGTCAGAGGGCCAAGAGTGAGTCTCCAGGGAGAGTGTATGATCAGAAACATCCCAGCTCgcag ggtgAGGATCAGGCCATGTTTGACATGGGTGGCTACGAGGACTACCTGAGGGAACAGGTGGGGGATCGCTGGTTCCGCTACAACCCACGCCTCACCTGCATCTACTGCTGCAAGTCCTTCAACCAGAAGGGCAGTCTGGACCGACACATGCGTCTGCACATGGGCATCACACCGTTTGTGTGCCGGATATGTGGGAAGAAGTACACACGGAAGGACCAGTTGGAGTACCACATCCGCAAGCACACAGGAAACAAGCCCTTCCACTGCCATGTGTGTGGCAAAAGCTTCCCCTTTCAGGCTATCCTCAACCAACACCTCCGCAAGAACCATCCTGGTTGCGCCCAACAGGAAGCCGCCCACAGTGCCTCCCCTGAAACCACCACCGTCTCATCGAGGGGAGGccaggcggaggaggagtctccTGGCCaggaagaaggggaggggaatggGGCAGGAGGAGGGGCCACGTCCTCACCAGGGGAGGGCATGCAGCCCTCGGTGTCCACCACCGGGCCTGATTGA